TTATCACACAAAATGGTAAGACCTATTACGCCAATATTGGGCAGTCTTTTACGGAAGATAAATATTTCTGGTCACGCCCATCGGCGGTTGATTATAATGCCGCAGGTTCAGCAGGTAGTAATAAAGGTCCTTCCAATGAAGAATATCTCAAACAGGTACAAGCAAGAATTGATACGTTTTTAGTACACAATCCTGGCATTGCCAAATCAGAAATACCTGTGGATTTGGTTACGGCAAGCGGTAGCGGTCTTGACCCCCATATTTCCGTTCAGGCGGCAAAAGTGCAGGTAAAGAGAATTGCCAAAATTCGTGGAATTGCGGAAGGAAACCTTCTTCAACTCATCCTTGCGAAAACAGAAAAGCCTTTATTTGGTTTGTTCGGACCCGAAAAAATAAACGTACTCGAATTAAATATAGCATTAGATAATTTAAAATAAATAAGATGAAGAAGATAATAATTGCGTCACTGATATTATTAAGCGTAAAAAGTTTTGCACAAACAAACACTACAAAATCGCCGTTTACTTTTAGCGGTTATTTAGAAACATATTACACATACGATTTTGGCAATCCAGATAATCACAATAGACCCGCATTTACCTATTCGCATAATAGACATAATGAAATCAACCTGAATTTAGGTTTTGTAAAGGCATCCTATAACACGGATAACGTTAGGGCAAATCTTGCCTTGGCTACCGGTACATATATGAATGCGAATTACGCAGCAGAACCGGGCGTATTGAAAAATATTTATGAAGCAAATGCAGGTGTAAAAATTTCAAAGAATAAAGATTTATGGATTGATGCCGGTATATTTTCATCCCATTTAGGTTTTGAAAGTGCTGTAGGTAGAGATAACTGGACATTAACCCGAAGTATTTTTGCCGACAACTCACCCTATTTTGAAACAGGGGCAAAAATTTCCTACACCACTGACAACGGCAAATGGTTTATTAGCGGATTGGTATTAAACGGCTGGCAGCGCATACAACGTGTAGATGGTAATAATACCCCTGCATTCGGTCATCAGCTTACCTATAAACCCAATTCAAAAATCACGCTCAACAGTAGTTCCTTTATTGGAAATGATAAAGCCGACAGTATAAAGCAAATGCGGTATTTCCACAACCTCTACGGCATCTTTCAAATCACGGAGAAATTTGCCTTAACAGCGGGGTTTGACATTGGAGCAGAGCAAAAAAGTAAAGGAAGCAGCAGCTATAACACCTGGTACACACCGATTGTAATTGTTAAATTCAGTCCTGCCGAAAAACACAACATTGCGTTGAGAGGAGAGTATTATAGCGACAAGAACGGAGCAATAATTGGTACAGGTACTGCAAACGGATTTAAAACTTGGGGATATTCAATAAATTACGATTACCTGATAAGAAATAACGTGATGTGGCGCATAGAAGGAAGAGGATTTTCGAGCCAGGACAGGGTTTTTACAATGAATGATAAACCAAGTAATAATAATTATTTCATAACGACATCATTGGCAATTGCTTTCTAATGACAGAAAAAGACCAAACAGTACAACAGTTTCTTGACTTAATAAAAAAGTCAAGGAGAGGGAAATTTAAAGTCTACATCGGTATGAGTGCCGGTGTAGGCAAAACCTTTCGTATGCTACAGGAAGCACATTCGCTATTGCGCAATGGCATCGATTTAAAGATTGGTTACATTGAAACGCACAACAGGAAGGAAACACACGATTTGTTAGAGGGGTTACCTGTTATTCCACGCAGAAAGCTGTTTTATAAGGGTAAGGAATTAGAAGAATTAGACGTTCAGGCAGTCATCAATTTACGCCCTGAAGTAGTAATTATAGATGAACTGGCGCATACCAATATTGAAGGCAGCAAAAATGAAAAACGTTGGCAGGACGTATTGGACATTTTAGATGCAGGTATAAACGTTATTAGTGCTGTTAATATACAGCATATAGAAAGTCTTAATGAAGAAGTGAGAGCCATCACAGGAATTGAGGTAAAAGAACGTATTCCTGATAGCGTAATTGCAGAAGCAGACGAAGTAGTAAATATTGACTTGACAGCAGATGAGTTAATTACACGTCTTAAGGAGGGAAAGATATATGAAGCTGCAAAAATAGAAACGGCACTCAATAATTTTTTCAAAAGCGAACATATACTTCAGCTAAGAGAATTAGCACTAAAAGAAGTAGCCTCGCAGGTGGAACGTAAAGTTGAGAGCGAGGTAACACTGACGGGTGCGGCTAAAAGAGAAAAGTTTTTAGCCTGTATCAGCTCAAACGAAAAGACGGCAAAAAACGTAATACGGAAGACGGCAAGGCTTGCCAATTATTACAATAGCAAGTGGTCTGTACTTTATGTACAAACACCCCGTGAAAGCCCTGATAAAATTGCCCTCGATAAACAAAGGCATCTTATAAATAACTTTAAATTAGCTACAGAATTAGGTGCGAACATAATTAAAGTGGAAAATGGTAATATTTCAAAAGCTATAATGGAACAATGCGAGCAACGTAAGATAACAACTATATGTATAGGGAAGCCACATTTGAGCCTGATACATATCATTTTAGCCACTAATGTCTTTAACGGACTTTTAAGAAAACTGTCTGCAAATGATATTGACCTTGTGATTTTAAGTTAAAGAATTGAGATAATGAGAATAAAAACGAAGCTAATATTGGGTGTAGGGCTCCTTTTTGCAATGATAGCATTCCTTACCATATTAAGTGCAACCCATATAAACAAGCTATCTAATGATGCAAAGAATATACTGGCAGATAATTACAATACCGTAGATTATTGTCGCCAGATGCTCAATGCACTGAACAGTGATATTCATAATCCTGAACAACAAAAGAAATTCAGGCAAAGCCTGGAAAAACAAACGAGGACTATCACAGAAGTTGGAGAACAGGAAATTACGGACAAGATTAAACAGGATTTTGCACTCATAGTTAATTCTCCTGATGATAGTTCTTTGCTACGAACGATACAGAAGGACATTACCGATGTAATGCTGCTGAATATGCAGGCAATACAGCGAAAAAATGAGGTAGCAGAAGAAACGGCTGATAGTGCAATTTTGTGGATTGCCATAACAGGGACATTCTGTTTCCTAATAGCGTTCACACTTCTGATAAATCTGCCCTCAAATATTGCTAATCCTATCCGAGAATTAACGGAAAGTATAAAAGAGATAGCTGCAAAAAACTACTCCAGAAGAGTGCATTTTGAAGAACACAATGAATACGGGGAGTTAGCCAAATCATTCAACACAATGGCGAAAAAATTAGAAGAATACAGTAATAGTAGCATTGAAAGGCTGATGATGGCAAAAAAACGTATCGAAACCCTTATTAACAATATGAGCGAACCGGTTATCGGTTTGGATGAAAAACACACTATTTTATTTATGAATGACATCGCATTAAAAATAGCGGGCTTACAAAAAGAAAAAGTGATTGGCGCACCCATTCAACACATCGCAGAAGAAAACGACCTTATAAAAACTCTTATAAAAGATTTACCGGAGAAAGAGACACACGAAAAAAAGATAAAATCTTTTCCTATTAAAATCTATGCAGATAACAAAGAAAGTTATTTCGAGAAAGAAATTATTCCTATCCTGATAACACCCACGGGAGAGAAAGAAGAAAAACATATAGGCAACGTAATTCTCCTACAAAACATCACTCCATATAAAGAATTGGATTTTGCAAAAACAAACTTTATCGCCACTGTTTCACACGAACTAAAAACTCCTATATCATCTATACAGATGAGCTTGCAATTATTAGGAAATAAAAAAGTGGGTGAATTAAATGCGGAGCAAGAAAGTCTTTTACATAGCATCAATGATGATACAGGGCGATTATTGAAAATTACAGGAGAATTATTGAATATGACACAGGTGGAGAGCGGCACTATTCAAATAAGTGTTGTTCCGTCTGAAGCCAAAGAAATTGTAGAATATGCTGTAAATGCTACAAAGGCAGCAG
This genomic interval from Pseudopedobacter saltans DSM 12145 contains the following:
- a CDS encoding K(+)-transporting ATPase subunit C — its product is MKKHILPAIKLTVLSIILLAVVYPLVVWGMGQFSSNKGKGKVITQNGKTYYANIGQSFTEDKYFWSRPSAVDYNAAGSAGSNKGPSNEEYLKQVQARIDTFLVHNPGIAKSEIPVDLVTASGSGLDPHISVQAAKVQVKRIAKIRGIAEGNLLQLILAKTEKPLFGLFGPEKINVLELNIALDNLK
- a CDS encoding porin, with protein sequence MKKIIIASLILLSVKSFAQTNTTKSPFTFSGYLETYYTYDFGNPDNHNRPAFTYSHNRHNEINLNLGFVKASYNTDNVRANLALATGTYMNANYAAEPGVLKNIYEANAGVKISKNKDLWIDAGIFSSHLGFESAVGRDNWTLTRSIFADNSPYFETGAKISYTTDNGKWFISGLVLNGWQRIQRVDGNNTPAFGHQLTYKPNSKITLNSSSFIGNDKADSIKQMRYFHNLYGIFQITEKFALTAGFDIGAEQKSKGSSSYNTWYTPIVIVKFSPAEKHNIALRGEYYSDKNGAIIGTGTANGFKTWGYSINYDYLIRNNVMWRIEGRGFSSQDRVFTMNDKPSNNNYFITTSLAIAF
- a CDS encoding signal transduction histidine kinase — encoded protein: MTEKDQTVQQFLDLIKKSRRGKFKVYIGMSAGVGKTFRMLQEAHSLLRNGIDLKIGYIETHNRKETHDLLEGLPVIPRRKLFYKGKELEELDVQAVINLRPEVVIIDELAHTNIEGSKNEKRWQDVLDILDAGINVISAVNIQHIESLNEEVRAITGIEVKERIPDSVIAEADEVVNIDLTADELITRLKEGKIYEAAKIETALNNFFKSEHILQLRELALKEVASQVERKVESEVTLTGAAKREKFLACISSNEKTAKNVIRKTARLANYYNSKWSVLYVQTPRESPDKIALDKQRHLINNFKLATELGANIIKVENGNISKAIMEQCEQRKITTICIGKPHLSLIHIILATNVFNGLLRKLSANDIDLVILS
- a CDS encoding sensor histidine kinase — its product is MRIKTKLILGVGLLFAMIAFLTILSATHINKLSNDAKNILADNYNTVDYCRQMLNALNSDIHNPEQQKKFRQSLEKQTRTITEVGEQEITDKIKQDFALIVNSPDDSSLLRTIQKDITDVMLLNMQAIQRKNEVAEETADSAILWIAITGTFCFLIAFTLLINLPSNIANPIRELTESIKEIAAKNYSRRVHFEEHNEYGELAKSFNTMAKKLEEYSNSSIERLMMAKKRIETLINNMSEPVIGLDEKHTILFMNDIALKIAGLQKEKVIGAPIQHIAEENDLIKTLIKDLPEKETHEKKIKSFPIKIYADNKESYFEKEIIPILITPTGEKEEKHIGNVILLQNITPYKELDFAKTNFIATVSHELKTPISSIQMSLQLLGNKKVGELNAEQESLLHSINDDTGRLLKITGELLNMTQVESGTIQISVVPSEAKEIVEYAVNATKAAAEQKQIRFEIKIADNLPQVLADNEKTAWVLTNLLSNAIRYSYDNSIISIDVNATDNKVRFSVTDTGQGISPQYIDKIFDRYFRIPGTKKEGTGLGLSISKEFIQAQGGEISVKSDLGAGSTFSFSLNSLIKSKPNRLS